A segment of the Macrobrachium nipponense isolate FS-2020 chromosome 1, ASM1510439v2, whole genome shotgun sequence genome:
CCAGGCCAACACGACAGACTCCTTCAGCAGACCGTCAGCGTGAGTAGCTCCGTCCTGGAAAAGATGAAAGTATgagataagaataaataaataggcaaataaaaatatttttatttgtgaagGAATTTCCATTGCGTTACGATAAGGAATGTTGCGTCTTTAACAAAAATTAGGTATATTGTTTGATGTTATTTTTCGTCTTTAATGGATGAACTGTACAATTTTACGTTCGTTTgatgtaaaataatgttttattacgCTACTACTTCAGTCCGAAATGATTTTTTCCTCTACAAAAatagcaatgtatatatatatacatatacatgtatttatacacatatatgtatatgtactctcAAACCACGCATAGTATACTCTTGCCTTGTGTAAATTAATATGATTGCAGTTTTGTTAACTATCAGTACTCTTCATAATCAAAAAtgacatttaaatttttatgggGATGATATATTCCATTATTGTAGGCAATATACCGACATTGATGAAGAAAACGGAAAGAAAATGTGACCTACTAActtaacataattttatattagTGTAGTCCACAATTCTTACGGTAACAATTTAGCGTATTTGGGAAAAATGTACTTCTACCCTCTTAGTATCCTGAATAAAACGTTTAAACAGCTGTATCTCAACAAGAATAAGGTGTCAGCGACATCGAACAGCGGAAggtaaaaaagtatttttttaaaagaattgaaataaaaaaaataaaaattagaaaaaataaagtcaGGTGAAACTTACCGCAGTCGAGTCACAGTCGATGGTGTTCGGAGCCTCCGTGAACATTCCTGTGGGCTTCCCCGTCGCGTCGTCGAAGCCCTTGACGAAGAAGCCCTTGAACATGACGGTGGGGTCGACCCCGGAGACGACCACTGCCGAGGTCAAAAGACATGATTAATGACCTCGAGTGACCTCATTACGCGTGATGATGGTCAGTCGGTGCGGTTGGAATATCAGTTATCGGGTTGTGAGAGATCAAGTCGTTTTTAAGGGGATGAGAGtgatgttgttatttatttatttacttattatcgATTTATTTGCTTCATAATTCAATCGTAAACGCTTTCATTGTccactttttaaaatatatttgtttatctttttttatttacttatttagttatttatcagcttcgtaattctatttttttcattcaaggTACCTCGTATTGGATAACATTTGTCATTCATAACACTTCaaggacgttctctctctctctctctctctctctctctctctctctctctctctctctccgccgcaAACTCATTAATCAGCATGATGACGGGAAAGGAATATCTaatttgtataattataattataattattttcttctgcaACCGACCACTGCAGTTGCGAGGTGAACGTGATTGAAATTGATGCCTTTatgtgctcatatatatatatatatctttcatcaaCCTGCATTGGTTTTTGAGGTTTGAGTGCAGTGACATCAAGGTGCatcattataatatagtatatgattacCATAGAAGCCGCTGAGGCATCATTCAGAATTACCACAAGAATTCgcttgaaaaaatgttagtaagtaacgtatctcaaataaaaaaaagataaacatattttaaaaagttgacAGTGAAACCTTTTACTACTGAATTACGAagcaagtaaataagtaaatagataaataaataataaataataaataaataaatactcaggtatgtatatatatatatatatattatatatatatatatatagtatatatatatatatatatatacacatatatatatatatatatatatatatatatatactaataattgtacccattaagctacaaatgtcgtttaatatccaataagGGGAATAACAATAGACAagtgcacatttaattaaaattcccctccggtattATTattgccgaggtagagcgaattggatattaagcgtcatttatagcttaatgtttcTGTATATAAAATGTCTCGGTGATgtaatgaattataatatatataatataatatatatatatataataatatatatagatatatagatatatatatatatgtgtgtgtgtatatatatatatgtttatatatgtatatatatatacatatatatgtatatatatatataatatatataatatacatatatatgtatatatatataatatatgtatatatatgcatatatatatatatatatatatatatatatatatatatatatatatacaccatatagtatatatatatcatatacatataatatatattatatatatatatatatatacacatatatgtatatatatatacatatacatataaatatatatatatatatatatatatcactatatatatatatagtatatacataatatatatatatatatatatatatatatatatatatatatatatatatctataatatatatatatctatccttaaatctacggtagaaaggtaagtgaaaaactagggacttggaacaagtacttttgtcgtatattatattcagtgtgatcttgagaatgtagaatatactacgaaagtacttgtcccAAGTCCCACAGTTTttccactcacctttctaccgtagaTTTAAGGATGCACGCGACTTCATAAATAagccgaataccacaggaaaatgataaaagcagaaatccaagcgctttcgtctttactaagacattgccaaAGAACGTCtacgtaaagacgaaagcgcttggatttctgctttatcattttcctgtggtatttgcgtatatatgtgtgtgtatatatatgtatatatgtgcgtgtttgtgtgcacATAACGTACTTGGCGCTAATCCCTATAAAGAACGTCCTACAATCCGTTGAAGTCCAATAATGAAAGGAACATCTCCCTGAAAACTGACACATTAGTCTCGAAGCTAGAAGACAACccccctttcttttttgttttaaccgCTAGTAAATAACTAATCACGCCCTAAGAGCCAGGAAATGATCGAGTGGCGTATAATTACGCCCCGTCCACCGCCCTTGCATCTCGCGTCCTCTTGTCATCTAACtcttaggtgtttttttttttttttattgaaagttccGAGGTCCTTGGGTCTTCTAACGTAGCCCTGGGGAGGAGGAAGTCCGCGGTCGTCTCGTCGAAAAggtcttcaactttttttttttttttttctagagcatTTCCTACCTCTGGTGGTCTTCGTTTTATTGAGATTTAGCCTGTGGTGAGgatggcgcgcgcgcgcgcgcgcacacacacacacacacacacacacatatatatatatatatatatatatatatatatatatatatgtatatatatatatatatatatatatatatatatatatatatatatacacgcgcgcgcgcacgcacacacacacacacacacacacatatatatatatatatatatatcatatatatatatatatatatatatacacgcgcgtgcgcacacacacacacacacacatatatatatatatattatatatatatatatatatataaatatacatatatacatatatatatatatatatatatatatatatatatatatatatatatatatatatatatatatatagatgagagagagagagagagagagagagagagagagagagagagagagagagagagagagagagagagagagagaggtaatcagTGGTTGCAAAGATATAATAGAAAAAGCTATCTTCTTAAAATGCAATACAATTGCATATATTTACTGTAGCAGAAACACTGCTAATTACCCATGAATACTGTATTTTATTACCTCATTAACTAGACAGTAAGAatgataaacaacaaagaatCCGAGCTTTATCACAATGAATACGTAATAAGGCCAGGCTGATTGAAACTTGCACGTAATTGGACAATGATTATGTATCGCGCACCATCTCAAGGTTTAATTGTGCTATTAAGTAATTAATAACGGATTGCATGACGTATCACTGTCAGGATTGCAAGGTTCTTGCAGACACATAGCTATTCAGTGAGAATCTTTGTTGTCTTTGgtctatgttattattattatttagaaggtgaaacatattcatatggaacaagctcccTTTGGGCCATTGACATGGAATTGAAGCTttcaaagagtatggtgttcatttgcaagACGTAACAGAATgtaataatgggaaatacagaaagaagagaccagtgactagaaaaacaaactaataagTATTTAAAAATGATCAAAACGATTCAGCAATGGGTCTTCaggttttcaagagagagagagagagagagaccgactgaCGACTCACCATTGATAACGGAGTCCACAGGGACGGGTCCAGCGGGTACCTTCAGGACATAAGGCGCAGCCGAAGTCTGCGGGTCGGCCTCGTGCTGGGGTATCATCGTCGTGCAGGCAGCTGCGGGTACGTGGTCACTCATCGCCTTCACAGACGTCGTCAGGAAGGACGACAGAAGGACCACGAAGGCCGTTTTTGCTACTGGAGACCTTGACATCCTGTGGGGGAGAACAAAAGACGAGAGTTTAAAACCTGCTACTTATTTAATGGACACCatgtattatttggaagcttgaatttcaagtcagtggcccctttggtgggcttgtcccatatgaatagggttcaacttgtgaatataataataataataataataataataataataataataataataataataataataataataataataataataataataatatttgatgtcacaataccacgggacaccaagcagaaaataaggagagagcaaaagactgataagtatcaagacctgaaaatagaaataagaaggatgtgggatatgccagtggaaattgtacccataaccctAGGAACACTAggatgcacgatcccaagatccctgaaaaggaacctgggaaaactagatgccaaagtagcttcaggactcgtgtgcttagaaacagcacacatcagtgtgaaaagtgatggactcctaaggaggcaggatgcaacctggaaccccacactataaaaaccacccagtcgaataggatgactgtgataaaaaaaataaaataataataatactgtctaAGCCTAGGCATACATGTGCACACTAAATGCATAAAGTTAATATATGCCTGTTCTCCTAAGAGGTGGCTTCTCTAGATTTTGTTACTTCCTATCAATATTAACTTTTCTGGATGACTGTACTATCCAGCCCGATTGCATTGCTTTATATTCGACTGACTAGGCCTACTTGGTTCGGTGCTTAGGTCTATGAGGCAATCCCATATTGTTCTGTCCTCGCATAGGATTCagaagcgcctcaatggcgtggttggtatggtgttggcgtcccacctcggtggtcgcgggttcgattctcggccattccattgaggagtgagagatgtgtatttctggtgataaaagttctctcgacgtggttcggaagtcacgtaaagccgttggtcccgttgctgagtaaccactggttccatgcaatgtaaaagcaccatacaaacaaacaaaagcatagGATTCAGAATAAACTCGTCACACTTTTGAGGTGATTATTTACATGATATGTGTACAAAACAgggccccatatatatatatatatatatatatatatatatatatatatatatatatatatatatatatatatatgaataacttgatcacgaagtatataaatcgtgatgctatgtataaataaaggtttttgccacgaaggaaaaaaggaaaaagcgagatagccgagtactttcggtcctgttcagacccttttaACTAATGgccaaactgattttacagaggaaaacatagtcaaaagaaggcttaacatccaaactgacactacaagattagcaataagggcgatttcactctacagaaacgaggaaacgcctgagggtagccacaccttggaggatacacgcagtaaacaagttattcttccagaaaacagtacattttgaaaaaacaaggaagcatatacaatttaatatcatgaaatttacacaaattttcccaaaaaattatttttaatgaaaagacgaaagaatatataaatatatatatatcgagcaagagaaagagggagagagaatatcgaaccagagagagagagagagagagagagagagagagagagagagagagagagagagagagagagagaaagaaataataactataaacatgtgggactaattcattagtagttcatttattttaaggtccttcataaacatcttacaaatatatgggtccaaatggtacattcccagacttagatttaggttgtttttattagtgatttgtataattgctgattccagtaaatttct
Coding sequences within it:
- the LOC135219881 gene encoding defense protein l(2)34Fc-like isoform X2, whose translation is MSRSPVAKTAFVVLLSSFLTTSVKAMSDHVPAAACTTMIPQHEADPQTSAAPYVLKVPAGPVPVDSVINVVVSGVDPTVMFKGFFVKGFDDATGKPTGMFTEAPNTIDCDSTADGATHADGLLKESVVLAWKPPAGFQGSVTFMATVVMEQPIFWTGVVSDSISFA
- the LOC135219881 gene encoding defense protein l(2)34Fc-like isoform X1 gives rise to the protein MWSSGTWPLATLSCMSGNLATASRFPQSSSTSLSTNSLRMSRSPVAKTAFVVLLSSFLTTSVKAMSDHVPAAACTTMIPQHEADPQTSAAPYVLKVPAGPVPVDSVINVVVSGVDPTVMFKGFFVKGFDDATGKPTGMFTEAPNTIDCDSTADGATHADGLLKESVVLAWKPPAGFQGSVTFMATVVMEQPIFWTGVVSDSISFA